The following is a genomic window from Candidatus Bathyarchaeota archaeon.
TTTCCACTTCATCTAAGATGCCAGTTTCATCCTCTGGAATTCGAATGTAGGCTATAAGGGCGTTTAGGCCAAAAGCAACGGGCTCTGTCTGGTAATCAGCGTAAATTTTTGCTTGAGGCGGAAGGGCTTTCTCTATTTGCTTTTGCAGCTTATTAAAGTCTACTTCTATCCCTGTTGGAAAAATTTTGTAGCTTATTACTACGTTTGCCATTTTTATGGCCCCGTAAATCCGCATTTTGGGCATCTATAATGACGCCCGAATTTGCGGCATTTTTGGCATCGCCAGATGATTATTTCGTTACAGTTTGGGCAGTTGAATTTTGTGGCTTTTGTGCCTGTGAGTATGGTGCGGTTGCAGCTGGTGCAGATGGGTGCTTGTATCGTAGTTGTGGTTTTGGTTGCGGTGCTCATGGTGAGGTTTTCCTTTGTGAATTTGGATTTGTATAATGAAGGGTTACTTATATTTGCTGTGTTTAAGATGCATCCTGAAGGAAAATGAAAACATAAGGAATGCATAATTTTTGCTATTCGTCATCCATTCATGCTGTAGAATGATATCCATACCTAGTGTCTGTTGGCTGCCTAGCTGAAACTAAGTAAAATCTAGTGATCTCTAGAAGGCGAACGCACACGTCATTTCCTCTTCTTAGCATGCGATATCGGTAAAGCTGCCAACATCACCGCTCCACTGTCCACCGCAGGTTTCAGCAAATTCTCGCCACAGTAGGGACATATTCTAAACTCTGCCAATACCTCTCGCCCACAAGCTGGGCACAACTTATATTTCTTAACCTCCCTCTCCAAGCGTTTCATCATCTTCTTCAACCTTTCAACATCATTTTTCAACCCTTCTACGCTCTTGTTTAAGGGCCTAATATTCAAGACCTCGCTACGCACATTAAAAACAACGTCTCGCAACCCAGATAACAACCTACTGTTGTTTTCCAAAGTTTCACTCATCATTTCCAAAATACTCGTTTTGGCCTCTAACAACTCCACATCAGATTGATTTTCCTTCTTCCCGTCTTCTAACACTTTTCCCAGAAATGTTTCAATAGGATTTTGCAGTGCGATTAATGTTGTTCCACCCCAAAGAAAGAATACCGCCACTAAGGAACAAATCAAGTAAACAATTGGATCAATGGTCTCTAACAGCCGAGTGAATGGGTAAATCGCTAAGAGTAGCGGTTCACTTTCATCGCCTGTCAACCATAGAAAACTGTCTAGAACATGTAACCCAGCTATAAAAGTCAAAGAACCTAAAATCCAAACAGCAACACCCTTCCTGACCACGATGAACAACTCCTCTAGATAATAACTCTAGAAGAAAAATACACTTCTCATTAATTAAGCCAGTATTCTCAGAGAAAACATATGTCAAAAACCGATATATGTCGGTCAGAAGAGTTGGGCTAATTTTAAATACAGCTGTTCTTTTTTGTGAATGTGTGATTTACATGGGATTCAAAGCGCTGCATTTTTCAGAAGTAGAGGCAGATGAAGTAACGGAGAGTGGTGCTGAGGGAGTTAAAGTTCGTTGGCTAATAACCAAAGACGACGGGGCAGAACATTTCGCTATGCGCTGCTTCGAAATTGCTCCAAGAGGGAGCACCCCTCATCACTCTCACAAATGGGAGCATGAGGTTTTCATATTGGAGGGTGAATGTTTAGTTGTCTGTGGTGACCAACGAAAAAAAGTTGGCCCCGGCTATGTAGCTTTCATTCCGCCGAACGTGATGCACCACTTCAGAAACGAAGGAAGCGGGGTTTTAAGGTTTCTCTGTCTTGTCCCCCATCATGAATAATCAGCTAATTTTCCTTTTCCCTTGAAATTGGCAACTTCACAGCTTATAGCCCGTCTTCGCCCTAACTTATTTACCAACAAGGCAAACTTCTAGAGCTTGTAGCCATTTTAAGTTCATCCACTGCTGGATTTAT
Proteins encoded in this region:
- a CDS encoding zinc finger domain-containing protein encodes the protein MLTGTKATKFNCPNCNEIIIWRCQKCRKFGRHYRCPKCGFTGP
- a CDS encoding zinc ribbon domain-containing protein; this translates as MVRKGVAVWILGSLTFIAGLHVLDSFLWLTGDESEPLLLAIYPFTRLLETIDPIVYLICSLVAVFFLWGGTTLIALQNPIETFLGKVLEDGKKENQSDVELLEAKTSILEMMSETLENNSRLLSGLRDVVFNVRSEVLNIRPLNKSVEGLKNDVERLKKMMKRLEREVKKYKLCPACGREVLAEFRICPYCGENLLKPAVDSGAVMLAALPISHAKKRK
- a CDS encoding cupin domain-containing protein, producing MGFKALHFSEVEADEVTESGAEGVKVRWLITKDDGAEHFAMRCFEIAPRGSTPHHSHKWEHEVFILEGECLVVCGDQRKKVGPGYVAFIPPNVMHHFRNEGSGVLRFLCLVPHHE
- a CDS encoding elongation factor 1-beta encodes the protein MPKMRIYGAIKMANVVISYKIFPTGIEVDFNKLQKQIEKALPPQAKIYADYQTEPVAFGLNALIAYIRIPEDETGILDEVEKNIEKIPTVSQIQTLMVRRTR